One Archangium violaceum genomic window, CATCATCACGTTGAAGCTCTGGATGGACTGGCCCGCGCCGCCCTTCACCAGGTTGTCGAGCGCCGAGAAGCACACCACGCGCCGGGTGTTGCCCGTCACGGGGCCGAGCGTGAAGCCCACCTCCACGTAGTTGCTGCCGGACACGCCCACCACCTCGGGCTGACGGCCGCCGCCGACAGTCCGGATGAAGGGCTCGTTGGCGAAGGCCGACTTCCACGCGGCGGTGAGCTGCTCCTGCGTGACGGAGGCGGGCACCTCGGCGAACGAGGTGGAGAAGATGCCGCGCGGCAGCGGCGCCGACACGGGCACGAACTCCAGCGACATGTCCTCCTTGCCTCCGGCGATGCGCAGCGTCTGGAGAATCTCCGGGATGTGCTGGTGCTCGAGCGGCTTGTAGGTACGCAGGTTCGCCGCGCGCAGCGGGTGGTGCGTGGTGATTTGCGGATTGGCGCCGCTGCCCGAGGAGCCCGTGGCGGCCACGGTGTGGATGGGGCCGGAGAGCAGGCCCGCCTTCGCCAGCGGCAGCAGGCCGAGCGCGATGGTGGTGGCGAAGCAACCGGGGCTCGCGATGTAGCGCGCCTTGCGGATGGCCTCGCGGTTGAGCTCGGGCATGCCGTAGGTGAAGGTGCCGTCGGTGAGCATCTGCGGCGCCGGGTGCTCCACGCCGTAGTACTTCGCGTAGGAGGCCGCGTCGCGCAGGCGGAAGTCGCCCGACAGGTCCACG contains:
- the argC gene encoding N-acetyl-gamma-glutamyl-phosphate reductase, producing the protein MANKVKAVLIGGTGYGGAEILRRLLFHPNVEVVRITAVDNIGKKVGDVHFNLAGLTDLTFQEMPPAQAVAGADVAFLAMPHKTTAKVVLDIINSGVRIVDLSGDFRLRDAASYAKYYGVEHPAPQMLTDGTFTYGMPELNREAIRKARYIASPGCFATTIALGLLPLAKAGLLSGPIHTVAATGSSGSGANPQITTHHPLRAANLRTYKPLEHQHIPEILQTLRIAGGKEDMSLEFVPVSAPLPRGIFSTSFAEVPASVTQEQLTAAWKSAFANEPFIRTVGGGRQPEVVGVSGSNYVEVGFTLGPVTGNTRRVVCFSALDNLVKGGAGQSIQSFNVMMGWDERLTLAEPGLWP